A genome region from Thermoanaerobaculia bacterium includes the following:
- a CDS encoding RNA methyltransferase codes for MAATTRIFGFHPVHEALLHRAHEVRRVWILAARQGTRRREVEKLCTAAGVEFASAAPSDPVWLGGAVHNGFAAELAHQPGGMASAGTTTGGSPGAGAERGDASFVVLAEDIQDPRNLGALLRVCEGAGVGRVLVRDRGSAPLSATAVKTSAGASEWLTVERIGSSAQRLEQLKKEGYWIYGLAAGGEVPWSVDLTGPVVLCVGGEEDGLRQLTQERCDRLIGLPMQGHVSSLNLATAAAAVLYDAVRQRTTGKKGR; via the coding sequence ATGGCCGCCACCACGCGCATCTTCGGATTTCATCCGGTGCACGAGGCGCTGCTGCACCGGGCGCACGAGGTGCGCCGGGTCTGGATCCTCGCCGCCCGCCAGGGGACCCGCCGCCGTGAGGTGGAGAAGCTCTGCACGGCGGCCGGCGTCGAGTTCGCGAGCGCGGCGCCCTCCGATCCGGTCTGGCTCGGCGGCGCGGTGCACAACGGCTTCGCAGCCGAGCTCGCGCATCAGCCAGGGGGGATGGCGTCGGCGGGGACCACAACCGGAGGCAGTCCCGGCGCCGGCGCCGAACGCGGTGACGCGAGCTTCGTCGTCCTCGCCGAGGACATCCAGGATCCGCGCAATCTCGGTGCGCTGCTGCGCGTCTGCGAAGGGGCAGGCGTCGGCCGGGTGCTGGTTCGCGACCGCGGTTCGGCGCCGCTCTCGGCAACGGCGGTCAAGACGTCCGCCGGGGCTTCGGAGTGGCTCACGGTCGAGCGCATCGGCAGCTCCGCGCAGCGCCTCGAGCAGTTGAAGAAGGAGGGCTACTGGATCTACGGCCTGGCGGCCGGCGGCGAGGTGCCGTGGAGCGTCGATCTCACCGGCCCGGTAGTGCTCTGCGTCGGCGGCGAAGAGGACGGCCTGCGCCAGCTGACCCAGGAGCGCTGCGACCGCCTCATCGGCCTGCCGATGCAGGGCCACGTCAGCTCGCTCAACCTCGCGACGGCCGCTGCGGCCGTGCTCTACGACGCGGTCCGTCAGCGCACGACCGGCAAGAAAGGGCGCTGA